The following coding sequences are from one Chelonoidis abingdonii isolate Lonesome George chromosome 4, CheloAbing_2.0, whole genome shotgun sequence window:
- the PACSIN1 gene encoding protein kinase C and casein kinase substrate in neurons protein 1, whose protein sequence is MSGSYDESAAATEEITDSFWEVGNYKRTVKRIDDGHRLCNDLMNCVHERAKIEKAYAQQLTDWSKRWRQLIEKGPQYGSLERAWGAMMTEADKVSELHQDVKNSLLNEDFEKVKNWQKDAYHKQIMGGFKEAREADDGFRKAQKPWAKKMKEVETAKKAYHLACKEEKLAMTREANSKAEQSITADQQKKLQDKVEKCKQDVQKTQEKYEKVLEELNKCTPQYMESMEQVFEQCQQFEEKRLIFLKEVLLDIKRHLNLAESSSYTNVYRELEQTIRVADVQEDLRWFRSTSGPGMPMNWPQFEEWNPDLTHTITRREKIKKNEGVTLTNATAVGESAAVAGDRGSVSSYDRSQPYTTEWSDDEGGNSFSASEANGGANPFEEEPAGKGMRVRALYDYDGQEQDELSFKAGDELTKLGEEDEQGWCKGRLDNGQLGLYPANYVESI, encoded by the exons ATGTCAGGCTCCTACGATGAGTCTGCGGCAGCTACAGAGGAAATAACCGACAGCTTCTGGGAG GTGGGGAACTACAAACGGACGGTGAAACGGATCGACGACGGACACCGGCTCTGCAATGACCTGATGAACTGCGTCCACGAGCGGGCCAAGATTGAAAAGGCCTATGCCCAGCAGCTGACCGACTGGTCCAAGAGGTGGAGGCAGCTGATTGAGAAAG GCCCGCAGTATGGCAGCTTGGAGAGGGCGTGGGGAGCCATGATGACAGAGGCAGACAAGGTGAGCGAATTGCATCAGGATGTGAAGAACAGCCTGCTGAATGAGGACTTTGAGAAGGTGAAGAACTGGCAGAAGGACGCCTACCACAAGCAGATCATGGGAGGCTTCAAGGAGGCCAGGGAGGCAGACGACGGCTTCCGGAAAGCGCAGAAACCCTGGGCCAAGAAAATGAAGGAG GTGGAGACGGCCAAGAAAGCATATCACCTGGCATGCAAAGAGGAGAAGCTGGCAATGACCCGGGAAGCCAACAGCAAGGCAGAGCAGTCCATCACTGcagaccagcagaagaagctccaggacAAGGTGGAAAAGTGCAAGCAAGATGTGCAAAAG ACCCAAGAGAAGTATGAGAAGGTGCTGGAGGAGCTGAACAAGTGCACCCCGCAGTACATGGAGAGCATGGAGCAGGTGTTTGAGCAGTGCCAGCAGTTTGAAGAGAAGAGGCTCATCTTCCTGAAGGAGGTGCTGTTGGACATCAAGCGGCACCTGAACCTGGCTGAGAGCAGCAG CTACACCAATGTCTATCGTGAGCTGGAGCAAACCATCCGTGTGGCGGATGTGCAGGAGGACCTCAGGTGGTTCCGCAGCACCAGCGGCCCGGGGATGCCTATGAACTGGCCACAGTTTGAG GAGTGGAACCCGGACCTCACACACACGATAACGAGGCGAGAGAAGATTAAGAAGAACGAAGGGGTGACGCTGACCAACGCCACTGCAGTGGGCGAGTCAGCAGCAGTGGCCGGGGACCGTGGCAG TGTGAGCAGCTATGACCGCAGCCAGCCCTACACCACTGAGTGGTCAGACGATGAGGGCGGCAACTCCTTCAGTGCCAGCGAGGCCAACGGCGGTGCCAACCCCTTTGAGGAGGAGCCGGCGGGGAAGGGAATGCGCGTGCGGGCTCTGTATGACTACGATGGGCAGGAGCAGGATGAGCTGAGCTTCAAAGCGG GCGACGAATTAACCAAATTAGGTGAAGAAGATGAACAAGGATGGTGCAAAGGGCGTCTAGACAATGGGCAACTCGGCCTTTACCCAGCCAACTATGTGGAGTCTATCTAA